One Luteibacter sp. 9135 DNA segment encodes these proteins:
- the mlaD gene encoding outer membrane lipid asymmetry maintenance protein MlaD has protein sequence MTQRRSYAVGTGLFIVLGFAALAYLATQTTSVANSHRGSSYEVSTRFSNIGQLKARAPVKVAGVRVGSVESIDLVPGKEEAKVTLAIDDNRKDIPDDSVATIYTSGLLGDQYVGLQYGQSKTPLKAGGELAFTRPAQQLEEMLGKFFGGGSAPDRLGGTFHVTGNFTNIGGLQPGAAVKLAGVPIGSVSSVLVKPGATEATVTLAIDKRYSQIPDDSAAAVFTSGLIGSQYVAIQPGGSPEYLADGDELVLTQSALQLEDLIGKFLVNGSPSDNKNGAPQGGANPDNAGKK, from the coding sequence GTGACCCAAAGACGTTCCTATGCCGTCGGCACCGGCCTGTTCATCGTGCTCGGTTTTGCCGCGCTGGCCTACCTGGCCACGCAGACCACCTCGGTAGCCAACTCGCACCGCGGTTCCAGCTACGAGGTCTCCACCCGCTTTTCCAACATCGGCCAGCTGAAGGCGCGCGCGCCAGTCAAGGTCGCCGGTGTCCGGGTTGGCTCGGTCGAGTCGATCGACCTGGTCCCGGGTAAGGAAGAAGCCAAGGTCACCCTGGCCATCGACGACAATCGGAAGGACATCCCGGACGATTCCGTTGCGACGATCTATACCAGCGGCCTCCTGGGCGACCAGTACGTGGGCCTGCAGTACGGCCAGTCGAAGACCCCGCTGAAAGCCGGCGGCGAGCTCGCCTTCACCCGTCCGGCCCAGCAGCTGGAAGAAATGCTCGGCAAGTTCTTCGGTGGCGGCAGCGCCCCGGATCGCCTGGGCGGCACCTTCCACGTCACCGGTAACTTCACCAACATCGGTGGCCTGCAGCCGGGCGCGGCGGTCAAGCTGGCCGGTGTGCCGATCGGCAGCGTGTCTTCGGTGCTGGTCAAGCCGGGTGCCACGGAAGCCACCGTGACCCTTGCGATCGACAAGCGTTACTCCCAGATACCGGATGACTCGGCCGCGGCGGTGTTCACAAGCGGTTTGATCGGTAGCCAGTATGTTGCGATCCAGCCGGGCGGCTCGCCGGAATACCTCGCGGACGGCGACGAGCTGGTGCTCACGCAATCCGCGCTGCAGCTGGAAGACCTGATCGGCAAGTTCCTCGTGAACGGCTCGCCGAGCGACAACAAGAACGGTGCCCCGCAGGGTGGCGCCAACCCCGATAACGCCGGCAAGAAGTAA
- a CDS encoding MlaC/ttg2D family ABC transporter substrate-binding protein yields MLRQISLAIALALGSVMAAPVLAQDAAPASAGQQQGPEQIVQTISDDLGKAIEGHQAELKNDHEKLIAVIDDTFLPHFDIDYASILVLGQNASKATPEQRERFAKAFYNSITHRYAEGLLNYTRGKVKVLPSSGDLNNKRTVVRTQVMLDDGKSVSVDYAFRKSKSGDWKAYDVIIEGISYITNYRNQVDAEIKKEGLDKLTTDLETKGAGAIDDMKKDTGGAGK; encoded by the coding sequence ATGCTGCGTCAGATTTCCCTCGCCATCGCCCTTGCCCTCGGCAGCGTCATGGCAGCACCCGTGCTCGCCCAGGACGCCGCGCCGGCCTCCGCCGGCCAGCAGCAGGGCCCGGAGCAGATCGTCCAGACCATCTCCGACGATCTGGGCAAGGCCATCGAAGGCCACCAGGCCGAGCTCAAGAACGATCACGAGAAACTGATCGCGGTGATCGACGATACGTTCCTGCCGCACTTCGATATCGACTACGCGTCGATCCTGGTGCTGGGCCAGAACGCCTCGAAGGCCACCCCCGAGCAGCGCGAGCGCTTCGCCAAGGCGTTCTACAACTCGATCACCCATCGTTACGCCGAAGGCCTGCTGAACTACACGCGCGGCAAGGTCAAGGTGCTGCCGTCCTCCGGCGACCTCAACAACAAGCGCACCGTGGTCCGCACCCAGGTCATGCTCGACGACGGCAAGTCGGTCTCGGTCGACTACGCGTTCCGCAAGTCGAAGTCGGGTGACTGGAAGGCCTACGACGTGATCATCGAAGGCATCTCGTACATCACCAACTACCGCAACCAGGTGGATGCCGAGATCAAGAAGGAAGGCCTCGACAAGTTGACCACCGACCTCGAGACCAAGGGTGCGGGCGCCATCGACGATATGAAGAAAGACACGGGCGGCGCCGGCAAGTGA
- a CDS encoding STAS domain-containing protein — MSQASFSLATPSPDTLAVSGDLTFATAAAALDGARAELDRGNQTVLDLGGVSHADSAGLATVLALLAHGRTKGRAISVARAPQGLHALARVSGVDALL; from the coding sequence GTGAGCCAGGCGTCGTTCTCGCTGGCGACGCCTTCGCCGGACACCCTTGCGGTGTCCGGCGATCTCACGTTCGCCACGGCGGCCGCGGCCCTCGACGGCGCACGCGCCGAGCTGGATCGCGGCAACCAGACCGTGCTTGACCTGGGTGGCGTGTCGCACGCCGACAGTGCCGGCCTCGCCACGGTGCTGGCCTTGCTGGCCCATGGCAGGACGAAGGGCAGGGCGATCTCGGTTGCCCGTGCGCCGCAGGGCCTGCATGCGCTGGCGCGGGTGTCGGGCGTCGACGCGTTGCTCTAG
- a CDS encoding MlaA family lipoprotein: MPFFRIVRRAVGLASLALLAACHIAPPRTDDPNENFNRKVYAFNDKLDKAIIRPVAVGYRKITNPPVRTAVSDFYTNIRLPITIGNQLLQFRPGQAAVTTGRFVVNLTIGVLGFKDPASMLGMPLYDSDFGVTLARWGVPEGSYLVMPLIGPTTVRDVWRLPVDSYFFDPLSYLSRNHDFHSGQYYAPSVLYLITVRARAIDAESFLASAYDPYVFLRDAYRQQRLYQIYDGNPPAEAIEQMQGLSDSNKDFDPEQLLDEQHKWERSNGQKPN; this comes from the coding sequence ATGCCCTTTTTCCGGATCGTCCGTCGTGCCGTCGGCCTCGCGTCGCTGGCGTTGCTTGCCGCGTGCCATATCGCGCCGCCTCGCACCGACGACCCGAACGAAAACTTCAACCGGAAGGTCTACGCCTTCAACGACAAGCTGGACAAGGCGATCATCCGCCCTGTCGCGGTAGGTTACCGGAAGATCACCAACCCGCCCGTCCGTACGGCGGTCAGTGACTTCTACACCAATATCCGCCTGCCGATCACCATCGGCAACCAGCTGCTCCAGTTCCGTCCCGGCCAGGCGGCCGTGACCACGGGGCGCTTCGTGGTGAATCTGACCATCGGCGTCCTCGGCTTCAAGGACCCGGCCAGCATGCTCGGCATGCCGCTGTACGACAGCGACTTCGGCGTCACCCTGGCCCGCTGGGGCGTGCCCGAGGGCAGCTACCTGGTCATGCCGCTGATCGGCCCGACCACGGTGCGCGACGTCTGGCGTCTGCCGGTAGACAGCTACTTCTTCGACCCGCTGAGCTACCTGAGCCGCAACCACGACTTCCACAGCGGCCAGTACTACGCCCCGTCGGTCCTGTACCTCATCACGGTCCGCGCCCGCGCGATCGATGCCGAGAGCTTCCTCGCCTCGGCCTACGATCCGTACGTGTTCCTGCGCGACGCCTATCGCCAGCAGCGCCTCTACCAGATCTACGACGGCAACCCGCCGGCCGAAGCGATCGAGCAGATGCAGGGCCTGAGCGACAGCAACAAGGATTTCGACCCGGAGCAGCTCCTGGACGAACAACACAAGTGGGAACGGTCGAACGGGCAAAAGCCCAACTGA
- the rpoZ gene encoding DNA-directed RNA polymerase subunit omega produces MARITVEDCLEVVDNRFELVLMATKRARQLSKGAEPTIDPDNDKPTVLALREIADRRVNDEMIDEIDRAARERAEREALEWAATEVDDDLSKGGDD; encoded by the coding sequence ATGGCCCGAATTACCGTCGAAGACTGCCTTGAGGTAGTCGACAACCGCTTTGAGCTCGTGCTCATGGCGACCAAACGCGCGCGCCAGCTGTCCAAGGGTGCCGAGCCCACCATCGATCCCGACAACGACAAGCCGACCGTGCTCGCCCTGCGCGAAATCGCCGACCGCCGCGTCAACGACGAAATGATCGACGAAATCGACCGCGCCGCCCGCGAGCGTGCCGAGCGCGAAGCCCTCGAGTGGGCCGCCACGGAAGTGGACGACGACCTCTCCAAGGGCGGGGATGACTGA
- a CDS encoding RelA/SpoT family protein translates to MEVIPVKKLTDVLDDGPVPPYVQALEERVGTYLPHDQVLRIRRAFLIGAAAHEGQTRKSGEPYITHPVAVAHVLAELGLDAETIIAAILHDTLEDTRLARDELAGEFGETVAELVDGVTKLDKMRFSSRQEADAESFRKMLLAMARDLRVILIKLSDRLHNMRTLGAKDAPSRRRIARETLEIYAPIAQRLGMNKFKAELQDLGFKALYPDRHRIIGERIRAAIGNRREAMAKIEMALEGRLAAEKIPGRAVSRIKSAWSIYSKMRGDHKSFAQLMDVYGFRVVTDSAMHCYMALGAVHGLYKPVDGRFKDFIAIPKGNGYQSLHTVLLGPFGAPIEIQIRTSEMESVAERGVAAHWAYKTDSGPSNSAQARAREWLSALADSQANTPSASEFLENVKIDLFPDEVYLFTPRGEIFSLPRNATALDFAYAVHTDVGDHAVAARVDKKLVPLRTRLVSGQQVEIITAPSAVPNPAWLEAVVTGKARTAIRQYLKHLQHEDAVDFGHRMLDRALDARGMSLDAVPAATLDRFLEDAKLKRLEELLSEIALGNRFADQVAVQLLGLLGPGAGGPQASPEQQHSAEKIRISGAERGVLSFGNCCHPLPGDEIIGFLSSGKGIVVHRVECPNVPEFRKTPERIVAIEWDRDVAGDYRAELRIEVLNRPGVLATVAAAIADAGSNIENVEYIERDSTAATLLFAIEVKGRKHLADVMRRVRRTGVVSGVYRHPL, encoded by the coding sequence ATGGAAGTCATTCCCGTCAAGAAACTGACCGACGTGCTGGACGACGGCCCGGTGCCGCCTTACGTCCAGGCCCTCGAGGAACGGGTAGGCACCTACCTGCCGCACGACCAGGTGCTGCGCATCCGGCGCGCCTTCCTCATCGGTGCCGCCGCGCACGAGGGACAGACGCGTAAATCCGGCGAGCCGTACATCACGCACCCTGTGGCGGTGGCCCACGTGCTGGCCGAACTGGGCCTGGATGCCGAGACGATCATCGCGGCCATCCTGCACGACACCCTGGAAGACACCCGGCTGGCGCGGGACGAACTGGCCGGCGAGTTCGGCGAGACCGTGGCCGAGCTGGTCGACGGCGTCACCAAGCTCGACAAGATGCGGTTTTCCAGCCGCCAGGAAGCCGATGCGGAAAGCTTCCGCAAGATGCTCCTGGCGATGGCGCGCGACCTGCGCGTCATCCTGATCAAGCTCTCCGACCGCCTGCACAACATGCGCACCCTGGGGGCAAAGGACGCCCCCTCGCGTCGCCGCATCGCCCGCGAAACGCTGGAGATCTACGCGCCCATCGCGCAGCGCCTGGGCATGAACAAGTTCAAGGCCGAACTGCAGGATCTCGGTTTCAAGGCGCTGTATCCGGACCGCCACCGCATCATCGGCGAGCGTATCCGGGCGGCCATCGGCAATCGCCGCGAGGCCATGGCCAAGATCGAGATGGCGCTCGAAGGCCGCCTGGCCGCCGAGAAGATCCCCGGCCGCGCCGTCAGCCGGATCAAGTCGGCGTGGAGCATCTATTCGAAGATGCGCGGCGACCATAAATCGTTCGCGCAGCTGATGGATGTCTACGGCTTCCGCGTCGTTACCGACAGCGCCATGCACTGCTACATGGCGCTCGGCGCCGTGCACGGCTTGTACAAGCCGGTGGACGGCCGCTTCAAGGATTTCATCGCCATCCCCAAGGGCAACGGCTACCAGTCGCTGCACACCGTGTTGCTGGGTCCGTTCGGCGCCCCCATCGAGATCCAGATCCGCACCTCGGAGATGGAGTCGGTGGCCGAGCGCGGCGTGGCCGCGCACTGGGCCTACAAGACCGACTCCGGCCCGTCCAACAGCGCGCAGGCGCGTGCCCGGGAGTGGTTGTCCGCGCTGGCCGATAGCCAGGCCAACACGCCGTCGGCGTCGGAATTCCTCGAAAACGTCAAGATCGACCTGTTCCCGGACGAGGTTTACCTGTTCACGCCGCGCGGCGAGATCTTCTCGCTGCCGCGTAACGCCACGGCGCTGGATTTCGCCTATGCCGTGCATACCGACGTGGGCGATCATGCTGTCGCGGCCCGCGTGGACAAGAAGCTGGTGCCGCTGCGCACGCGCCTGGTCTCGGGCCAGCAGGTGGAGATCATCACCGCCCCCTCGGCCGTGCCGAACCCCGCGTGGCTCGAGGCGGTGGTGACGGGCAAGGCGCGCACCGCCATCCGTCAGTACCTCAAGCACCTGCAGCACGAGGATGCCGTGGACTTCGGCCATCGCATGCTCGACCGTGCGCTCGACGCCCGTGGCATGAGCCTGGATGCCGTGCCGGCCGCTACGCTGGATCGCTTCCTCGAAGACGCGAAGCTGAAGCGTCTGGAAGAACTGCTTTCCGAGATCGCGCTGGGCAACCGTTTCGCCGACCAGGTCGCCGTGCAGCTGCTCGGCCTGCTGGGCCCGGGCGCCGGTGGCCCGCAGGCGTCGCCCGAGCAGCAGCACAGCGCGGAAAAGATCCGCATCAGCGGTGCCGAGCGCGGGGTGCTCAGCTTCGGCAACTGTTGTCACCCGTTGCCGGGTGACGAGATCATCGGCTTCCTGTCCTCGGGCAAGGGCATCGTGGTGCACCGGGTGGAATGCCCGAACGTACCGGAGTTCCGCAAGACGCCCGAGCGCATCGTGGCCATCGAGTGGGACCGCGACGTGGCCGGCGACTACCGCGCCGAACTGCGCATCGAAGTGCTCAACCGCCCCGGCGTGCTCGCCACCGTGGCCGCCGCCATCGCCGATGCCGGTTCCAACATCGAGAACGTCGAATACATCGAGCGCGACAGCACCGCCGCCACGCTGCTGTTCGCCATCGAGGTCAAGGGCCGCAAGCACCTCGCCGACGTCATGCGCCGCGTCCGCCGCACCGGCGTCGTCAGCGGCGTGTACCGCCACCCCCTCTGA
- a CDS encoding RidA family protein, translating into MTRSTIATDKAPSAIGPYSQAVRAGNTVYFSGQIPLDPATGNLVDGDITAQTRRVFDNLVAVAEAAGGTLSDIVRVGIYVTDLGNFAAVNAVMAEYFQQPYPARSTIEVSGLPKAAQVEVDAILVLP; encoded by the coding sequence ATGACCCGCAGCACCATCGCTACCGACAAGGCGCCGTCCGCCATTGGCCCGTATTCGCAGGCCGTTCGTGCCGGCAACACCGTGTATTTCTCGGGCCAGATCCCGCTCGATCCCGCCACGGGCAACCTTGTGGATGGCGACATCACCGCGCAGACGCGGCGCGTGTTCGACAACCTCGTCGCGGTCGCCGAGGCGGCGGGCGGCACGCTGTCGGATATCGTCCGCGTGGGCATCTACGTGACCGACCTGGGCAACTTCGCCGCCGTGAATGCGGTGATGGCCGAATACTTCCAGCAGCCGTACCCGGCGCGTTCCACCATCGAGGTCTCGGGCCTGCCCAAGGCCGCCCAGGTCGAGGTCGACGCGATCCTCGTCCTGCCGTAA
- the recG gene encoding ATP-dependent DNA helicase RecG, which translates to MARRATPPSAAIPAADPGRAPLTSLGGVGPALAETLRKLGLREVQDLWFHLPLRYEDRTTVVPIGDLRPGDRAQVEGVVEHVERGFRFRPQLKVIIGDESGRPLLLRFFHFRKSQVDQLPKGARLLCFGEVRQGPQGLEIVHPQYQRIEADEAVLMDERLTPVYPTTEGLGPRRLASVIGRALAHLPTDDRLELIPEDIGRPAGLTSLRDALAYVHRPPTDVDLRQLEAGRHPAQQRLAFEELLTQHLTLRRMRAAVKERKAPALKSAGTLKDRLLAALPFALTGAQTRVSKEVARDLSRAHPMLRLVQGDVGSGKTVVAALAAVAAVESGYQVALMAPTELLAEQHLRNFRAWLEPLGLEVEWLAGKVQGKARKSALARAADGQAHVVVGTHALMQEGVAFHKLGLVIVDEQHRFGVHQRLALRDKGADGALIPHQLVLTATPIPRTLAMSAYADLDVSSIDELPPGRTPVQTVAISNERRYEVMERIHAACMQGRQVYWVCTLIEESEQLNAQAAEVAHAELTTGLPDLAVGLIHGRMKPKEKQAVMDAFKAGELAVLVATTVIEVGVDVPNASLMVIENSERLGLAQLHQLRGRVGRGAIASNCVLLYQTPLSRLARERLQVMRETNDGFRIAEKDLELRGPGEVLGTRQTGQLQFRIADLTRDGHLMPEVQRVAEAMMAEHPARCERLIARWVGDAARYVDA; encoded by the coding sequence GTGGCCCGACGCGCGACACCTCCGTCCGCTGCCATTCCGGCAGCGGACCCTGGGCGTGCGCCGCTGACCTCGCTGGGTGGCGTGGGTCCGGCCTTGGCCGAGACCCTGCGCAAGCTGGGTCTTCGCGAGGTGCAGGACCTCTGGTTCCACCTGCCGTTGCGCTACGAGGATCGCACCACCGTCGTGCCCATCGGCGACCTGCGCCCGGGCGATCGTGCACAGGTGGAGGGCGTGGTCGAGCACGTCGAGCGCGGTTTTCGCTTCCGGCCGCAGCTGAAGGTGATCATCGGCGACGAGTCCGGACGTCCTCTGCTGCTGCGCTTCTTCCACTTCCGCAAGTCGCAGGTGGACCAGTTGCCCAAGGGCGCGCGACTGCTGTGCTTCGGCGAAGTGCGACAGGGCCCGCAGGGCCTGGAAATCGTCCACCCGCAATACCAGCGCATCGAGGCGGATGAAGCCGTATTGATGGACGAGCGGCTCACGCCGGTCTATCCCACCACGGAAGGCCTGGGCCCGCGACGCCTCGCCAGTGTCATCGGCCGCGCGCTGGCCCACCTGCCCACCGACGATCGCCTCGAACTCATCCCCGAGGACATCGGTCGCCCGGCGGGGCTCACCTCGCTGCGCGACGCGCTGGCCTACGTGCACAGGCCACCGACGGATGTCGACCTGCGCCAGCTCGAGGCGGGCCGGCATCCTGCGCAGCAGCGCCTGGCGTTCGAGGAACTGCTGACCCAGCACCTCACCCTGCGTCGCATGCGCGCCGCGGTGAAGGAGCGCAAGGCACCGGCGTTGAAAAGCGCCGGCACGCTGAAGGATCGCCTGCTGGCCGCGCTGCCGTTCGCGCTCACCGGCGCGCAGACGCGCGTGTCGAAGGAAGTGGCACGCGACCTGTCGCGCGCGCATCCGATGCTGCGCCTGGTGCAGGGCGACGTGGGCAGCGGCAAGACCGTGGTCGCCGCGCTGGCCGCCGTCGCCGCCGTGGAAAGCGGCTATCAGGTCGCCCTGATGGCGCCGACCGAGCTGTTGGCCGAGCAGCACCTGCGCAACTTCCGCGCCTGGCTGGAGCCGCTCGGCCTGGAGGTGGAATGGCTGGCCGGCAAGGTGCAGGGCAAGGCGCGCAAGAGCGCCCTGGCCCGCGCGGCGGACGGGCAGGCGCACGTCGTCGTCGGCACCCACGCGCTGATGCAGGAGGGCGTGGCGTTCCACAAGCTGGGGCTGGTCATCGTCGACGAGCAGCACCGCTTCGGTGTGCACCAGCGTCTCGCCCTGCGCGACAAGGGCGCCGATGGTGCCCTCATTCCGCACCAGCTGGTGCTCACCGCCACGCCCATCCCGCGCACGCTGGCCATGAGCGCGTACGCCGATCTGGATGTGTCCTCGATCGACGAGTTGCCCCCCGGTCGTACGCCGGTGCAGACCGTGGCGATCTCCAACGAGCGCCGCTACGAGGTCATGGAGCGCATCCACGCCGCCTGCATGCAGGGGCGGCAGGTGTACTGGGTGTGCACGCTGATCGAGGAATCCGAACAGCTCAACGCGCAGGCCGCCGAGGTGGCGCACGCGGAACTGACCACGGGCCTGCCGGACCTCGCCGTGGGCCTGATCCACGGGCGCATGAAGCCGAAGGAAAAACAGGCGGTGATGGATGCGTTCAAGGCCGGCGAACTCGCCGTGCTGGTCGCCACCACCGTCATTGAAGTCGGTGTGGACGTGCCCAACGCCAGCCTCATGGTGATCGAGAACAGCGAGCGCCTGGGCCTGGCGCAGCTGCACCAGTTGCGCGGGCGCGTCGGGCGCGGCGCGATCGCCTCGAACTGCGTGCTGCTGTACCAGACGCCGCTGTCCCGGCTGGCGCGCGAGCGCCTGCAGGTGATGCGCGAGACCAACGACGGCTTCCGCATCGCCGAGAAGGATCTGGAACTGCGCGGCCCGGGCGAAGTGCTGGGCACGCGGCAGACCGGCCAGCTGCAGTTCCGCATCGCCGACCTGACGCGCGACGGCCATCTCATGCCCGAGGTGCAACGTGTGGCCGAGGCGATGATGGCCGAGCACCCCGCGCGCTGCGAGCGTCTCATCGCGCGCTGGGTGGGCGATGCGGCACGCTATGTGGATGCCTGA
- a CDS encoding glycoside hydrolase family 31 protein — MTVIRAAVVSTALLLLAMVALPAHAAPVVSGEARFTVLTPRVIRMEYAPSTQFEDRPSLVFATRGNGADVPASVSHDNGWLVIRTALLTLRYKEGSGPFTADNLSIASKQLKPAVAWHPGLKEAHNLGGTARTLDQVDGDRHASDNTPLDLGDGLLSRDGWHLVDDTGSFVFGNEALPWVHRRECATCTDWTFFGYGHDYVAALGDFARVAGHEPLPPRYAFGYWWSRYWNYSDSEVREVAADFARYGIPLDVLVIDMDWHTTPGLSSSGTQRDIAGQTPGWTGFSWNRSLFPDPQRLLHWLGEQGLKVTLNLHPASGVLPHEDAYAAFMARMKADPAHPLPFEAADAAYMSALFDTVLDPLHRMGVSFWWLDWQQWRESKAMPGLSNTWWLNHVFFTRMQQTDSKRALIYHRWGGLGNHRYQVGFSGDSIISWASLAFQPRFTATASNVLYGYWSHDLGGHTFRDESDPATRRIDPELYVRWMQFGAYSPIMRTHTTKNPNLRKEPWRFAPAEFDALRESVLTRYRLLPYTYTMARKAYDTGVSLVRPLYYAWPDDDRSYRSDGEYLFGDDLLVDPVTAAAGADGFAVRETWLPRGAWFDTVRGRSLRGERTVQGRYRLDETPVFARAGAIVPTSADPTVSVSHDTGARTLRVYPGGQATAELYEDAGDDEAYRASAFARTALATEKRPHGVRLRIAARDGSYPGMPASRRWSVDFVAVAMPSRVTVDGVTLTRADDGAPGTWRLRGRDLTLHVVLPEHAAAQPQVVEVTWPADAPDVDGLVGQMRDVREAVAWLKGHWVDFGGLPDELSAAAQADLLIDYHPDRFAAEVAAFRGRLAKVDATLEAAHVAADLRAGFRSRLGR, encoded by the coding sequence ATGACTGTGATCCGGGCCGCCGTGGTGTCCACGGCCCTTCTCCTGCTCGCCATGGTGGCGCTCCCCGCGCACGCTGCTCCGGTCGTCAGTGGCGAGGCCCGCTTCACGGTCCTTACCCCGCGTGTCATCCGTATGGAATACGCACCGTCGACACAGTTCGAGGATCGTCCGTCGCTGGTGTTCGCCACGCGCGGCAACGGCGCCGACGTGCCCGCCAGTGTGTCCCACGACAACGGCTGGCTGGTCATCCGCACGGCCCTGCTCACGCTGCGCTACAAGGAAGGCTCGGGCCCCTTCACGGCCGACAACCTCAGCATCGCCTCGAAGCAGCTGAAGCCTGCCGTGGCATGGCATCCGGGGCTGAAGGAAGCGCACAACCTCGGCGGCACGGCACGCACGCTGGACCAGGTGGATGGCGACCGTCATGCGTCCGACAACACGCCGCTGGATCTTGGCGACGGCCTGCTGTCGCGCGATGGCTGGCACCTGGTCGACGACACCGGCAGCTTCGTCTTCGGCAACGAGGCGTTGCCCTGGGTGCATCGTCGCGAGTGCGCCACCTGCACCGACTGGACCTTCTTCGGTTACGGCCACGACTACGTGGCGGCGCTGGGCGATTTCGCGCGGGTTGCCGGGCACGAGCCGCTGCCGCCGCGCTATGCCTTCGGCTACTGGTGGTCGCGCTACTGGAACTACAGCGACAGCGAGGTGCGCGAGGTTGCCGCCGACTTCGCGCGCTACGGCATCCCGCTGGACGTGCTGGTCATCGACATGGACTGGCACACCACGCCCGGCCTGTCGTCCAGCGGCACGCAACGCGACATCGCCGGGCAGACGCCGGGCTGGACGGGATTCTCGTGGAACCGCAGCCTGTTCCCCGACCCGCAGCGCCTGCTGCACTGGCTGGGCGAGCAGGGCCTGAAGGTCACCCTGAACCTGCATCCCGCCTCGGGTGTGTTGCCTCACGAGGACGCCTACGCCGCCTTCATGGCGCGGATGAAGGCCGACCCCGCTCATCCGCTGCCGTTCGAGGCGGCCGATGCCGCCTACATGTCGGCCCTGTTCGACACCGTGCTCGATCCGCTGCACCGCATGGGCGTGAGCTTCTGGTGGCTGGACTGGCAGCAATGGCGCGAATCCAAGGCCATGCCGGGCCTGAGCAACACGTGGTGGCTCAACCATGTGTTCTTCACCCGTATGCAGCAGACCGACAGCAAGCGCGCCTTGATCTACCACCGCTGGGGCGGCCTCGGTAATCATCGTTACCAGGTGGGTTTCTCGGGCGATTCGATCATCTCGTGGGCCTCGCTGGCGTTCCAGCCCCGGTTCACCGCGACGGCATCGAACGTGCTGTACGGCTACTGGAGCCACGACCTCGGCGGCCACACCTTCCGCGACGAAAGCGATCCGGCGACGCGTCGGATCGACCCGGAGCTTTATGTGCGCTGGATGCAGTTCGGTGCCTACAGCCCGATCATGCGCACGCACACCACCAAGAACCCGAACCTGCGCAAGGAGCCCTGGCGGTTCGCGCCGGCCGAGTTCGACGCCCTGCGCGAGTCGGTGCTGACGCGCTACCGCTTGCTGCCCTACACCTACACCATGGCCCGCAAGGCATACGACACTGGTGTCTCGCTGGTCCGGCCGCTGTACTACGCGTGGCCCGACGACGATCGCTCCTATCGTAGCGATGGCGAGTACCTGTTCGGCGATGATCTGCTGGTCGATCCGGTCACGGCGGCGGCCGGTGCGGACGGCTTCGCCGTTCGCGAGACCTGGCTGCCGCGCGGTGCCTGGTTCGATACCGTGCGGGGCCGTTCGTTGCGGGGCGAGCGCACCGTGCAGGGACGCTACCGCCTGGACGAAACACCGGTGTTCGCGCGCGCCGGCGCCATCGTTCCCACCAGCGCCGATCCCACGGTGAGCGTGTCCCACGACACCGGCGCACGCACGTTGCGCGTTTACCCCGGTGGCCAGGCCACGGCCGAGCTGTATGAAGATGCCGGCGACGACGAGGCCTATCGCGCCAGCGCCTTCGCTCGGACGGCGCTGGCGACGGAGAAGCGACCCCACGGCGTGCGCCTGCGCATCGCCGCACGTGACGGCAGCTATCCGGGCATGCCCGCGTCGCGTCGCTGGTCGGTCGATTTCGTCGCGGTGGCCATGCCCTCGCGCGTTACCGTCGACGGCGTGACGCTCACCCGCGCCGACGATGGCGCGCCGGGCACGTGGCGGCTTCGTGGTCGCGACCTCACGTTGCACGTGGTGCTGCCCGAGCATGCGGCGGCACAGCCGCAGGTGGTCGAGGTGACCTGGCCCGCGGACGCGCCGGATGTGGATGGGCTGGTCGGCCAGATGCGCGACGTGCGCGAGGCCGTCGCCTGGCTGAAAGGCCACTGGGTCGACTTCGGCGGCCTTCCCGATGAGCTCTCCGCCGCGGCGCAGGCCGACCTGCTGATCGACTACCACCCCGACCGGTTCGCGGCGGAGGTGGCGGCCTTCCGCGGGCGGCTGGCGAAAGTGGACGCCACCCTGGAGGCCGCCCATGTAGCGGCCGACCTGCGCGCCGGCTTCCGCAGCCGTCTCGGTCGCTAG